A region of Salvia splendens isolate huo1 chromosome 17, SspV2, whole genome shotgun sequence DNA encodes the following proteins:
- the LOC121775144 gene encoding uncharacterized RNA-binding protein C17H9.04c-like isoform X2 — protein sequence MAGGGGKEGDWECGGCHNRNYAFRSFCNRCKQPRLLVDTNTPADSKWLPRIGDWICTGCTNNNYASREKCKKCGQPKELAAMPAVAILGASVPTHPTYFARARGGMEQMVNVGSIHPSISLNSDWSVGGANQYGNQPSDLYGLLSVSNLPLGGGSISGLSYSSQANLLPPAPNGNGWRSGDWMCTCGFHNYSSRLQCKKCNAPAPISAPASLGSPVTAHGTKRLASEEFVHNFDNKRLNAGQQPNSGLDPFQSPGGSQMNSMYTPMHSVNTPIPPNWQVNLQVSRLATAPAHVGKGAKQWRDGDWMCSNCNNHNYASREQCNRCKSMREVPVQPVSVA from the exons ATGGCAGGCGGCGGCGGGAAAGAAGGCGACTGGGAGTGCGGCGGATGCCACAATAGGAACTATGCCTTCCGATCCTTCTGCAATCGTTGCAAGCAGCCGCGGCTTCTCGTCGACACCAATACCCCTGCCGATTCCAAGTGGCTTCCTCGGATTGGCGACTGGATCTGCACCG GTTGCACTAACAACAATTATGCATCAAGAGAAAAGTGCAAAAAGTGTGGCCAACCTAAGGAGCTAGCAGCAATGCCGGCAGTTGCAATCCTCGGAGCTTCTGTCCCTACTCATCCTACTTATTTTGCCAGGGCCCGAGGAGGAATGGAACAAATGGTGAATGTTGGATCTATCCATCCATCAATCTCTTTGAACTCTGATTGGTCCGTTGGAGGGGCCAATCAATATGGAAACCAGCCTAGTGATCTTTATGGACTTCTGTCAGTATCTAATTTGCCCTTGGGGGGAGGCAGCATATCTGGACTATCATATTCTAGCCAAGCAAATCTACTTCCACCAGCTCCTAATGGTAATGGATGGCGTAGTGGTGATTGGATGTGCACTTGTGGCTTCCACAATTATTCCTCACGTTTACAG TGCAAAAAGTGCAATGCCCCTGCACCAATATCAGCACCTGCATCTCTAGGCAGCCCTGTAACAG CTCATGGAACAAAGCGCTTGGCATCTGAAGAATTTGTTCACAACTTCGATAATAAGAGACTGAATGCTGGACAA CAACCAAATTCAGGGCTTGACCCATTCCAAAGTCCCGGTGGCAGTCAAATGAACAGTATGTACACTCCCATGCACAGTGTTAATACCCCAATTCCTCCAAATTGGCAAGTTAACCTTCAAGTATCTCGCCTGGCAACAGCACCTGCACACGTTGGGAAAGG AGCAAAGCAATGGCGTGATGGGGATTGGATGTGTTCAAATTGCAATAATCACAATTATGCCTCACGAGAACAATGTAATAG GTGCAAAAGCATGAGAGAGGTGCCTGTTCAACCCGTAAGTGTTGCTTAG
- the LOC121775144 gene encoding uncharacterized RNA-binding protein C17H9.04c-like isoform X1, translating to MAGGGGKEGDWECGGCHNRNYAFRSFCNRCKQPRLLVDTNTPADSKWLPRIGDWICTGCTNNNYASREKCKKCGQPKELAAMPAVAILGASVPTHPTYFARARGGMEQMVNVGSIHPSISLNSDWSVGGANQYGNQPSDLYGLLSVSNLPLGGGSISGLSYSSQANLLPPAPNGNGWRSGDWMCTCGFHNYSSRLQCKKCNAPAPISAPASLGSPVTAHGTKRLASEEFVHNFDNKRLNAGQAYGLQQPNSGLDPFQSPGGSQMNSMYTPMHSVNTPIPPNWQVNLQVSRLATAPAHVGKGAKQWRDGDWMCSNCNNHNYASREQCNRCKSMREVPVQPVSVA from the exons ATGGCAGGCGGCGGCGGGAAAGAAGGCGACTGGGAGTGCGGCGGATGCCACAATAGGAACTATGCCTTCCGATCCTTCTGCAATCGTTGCAAGCAGCCGCGGCTTCTCGTCGACACCAATACCCCTGCCGATTCCAAGTGGCTTCCTCGGATTGGCGACTGGATCTGCACCG GTTGCACTAACAACAATTATGCATCAAGAGAAAAGTGCAAAAAGTGTGGCCAACCTAAGGAGCTAGCAGCAATGCCGGCAGTTGCAATCCTCGGAGCTTCTGTCCCTACTCATCCTACTTATTTTGCCAGGGCCCGAGGAGGAATGGAACAAATGGTGAATGTTGGATCTATCCATCCATCAATCTCTTTGAACTCTGATTGGTCCGTTGGAGGGGCCAATCAATATGGAAACCAGCCTAGTGATCTTTATGGACTTCTGTCAGTATCTAATTTGCCCTTGGGGGGAGGCAGCATATCTGGACTATCATATTCTAGCCAAGCAAATCTACTTCCACCAGCTCCTAATGGTAATGGATGGCGTAGTGGTGATTGGATGTGCACTTGTGGCTTCCACAATTATTCCTCACGTTTACAG TGCAAAAAGTGCAATGCCCCTGCACCAATATCAGCACCTGCATCTCTAGGCAGCCCTGTAACAG CTCATGGAACAAAGCGCTTGGCATCTGAAGAATTTGTTCACAACTTCGATAATAAGAGACTGAATGCTGGACAA GCATATGGGCTCCAGCAACCAAATTCAGGGCTTGACCCATTCCAAAGTCCCGGTGGCAGTCAAATGAACAGTATGTACACTCCCATGCACAGTGTTAATACCCCAATTCCTCCAAATTGGCAAGTTAACCTTCAAGTATCTCGCCTGGCAACAGCACCTGCACACGTTGGGAAAGG AGCAAAGCAATGGCGTGATGGGGATTGGATGTGTTCAAATTGCAATAATCACAATTATGCCTCACGAGAACAATGTAATAG GTGCAAAAGCATGAGAGAGGTGCCTGTTCAACCCGTAAGTGTTGCTTAG